GCTCCATCGCGGCGTCGAACTCGGCCGCCGAGTTGTCGCTGACCTCGTGGAACAGCACCTGGTCGAGCACGTCGGGCGCGGCGGTGAAGTAGGGGACGCCGGCAGCGCGCAGCCCGGTGATGTCATCGGCCGTCCGCAGCGACGCGGCGAGGACGTTGGAGGCGCTGCCCGCGCACATCTCCTGCATCCGTGCGATGAGGGCGTCGCCGTCCATGCCCGCGTCGCGCATGCGCCCGAGGTAGGGCGCGATGTACTGGGCACCGATCGAAGCGCACGTGAGCGCCTGCGCGACGGAGTAGACCGCCGTGACGAGGACCGTGGCCCCGTCACGGACGAGGGCGGAAGCGGCAGCGAACCCGGCTGCGGTCGCGGGCACCTTCACCGCGACGCGGTCGCCGAGCGCGCGGATGCCCTCCGCGTTCCGGAGGAAGGAGGCGGTGTCACCACCCCACGTCTGGAAGAACACCTCCCGGGCGCCCTCCTCGACCCAGCGGGCGTAGAGGTCGGGGATCTCCCCAGCCGTCCGCCCGCCACGCTCGAGGATCGTGGGGTTCGTCGTGACACCGTGCACGACCCCCGCGGAGAGCAGC
This genomic stretch from Microbacterium sp. Nx66 harbors:
- a CDS encoding transaldolase family protein gives rise to the protein MTAIAPRLYVDSADTDRVARLLSAGVVHGVTTNPTILERGGRTAGEIPDLYARWVEEGAREVFFQTWGGDTASFLRNAEGIRALGDRVAVKVPATAAGFAAASALVRDGATVLVTAVYSVAQALTCASIGAQYIAPYLGRMRDAGMDGDALIARMQEMCAGSASNVLAASLRTADDITGLRAAGVPYFTAAPDVLDQVLFHEVSDNSAAEFDAAMERLGA